The following proteins come from a genomic window of Caldisericum sp.:
- a CDS encoding DUF2970 domain-containing protein, with translation MKGFKKAWQEDNKGLSLIFLTISISSFLASFFAIRKVDNSPYPIIITALIAISIFFGKDSNKKSQDETKNETYKGD, from the coding sequence GTGAAGGGTTTTAAAAAAGCCTGGCAAGAGGATAATAAAGGACTTTCTTTAATTTTCTTGACTATATCTATTTCATCTTTTTTAGCAAGTTTTTTCGCTATTAGAAAAGTTGACAACTCTCCTTATCCAATTATTATTACTGCTTTAATTGCTATTTCAATCTTCTTTGGAAAAGACTCTAATAAAAAGTCACAAGATGAAACAAAAAATGAAACTTATAAGGGTGATTGA
- a CDS encoding ABC transporter ATP-binding protein: protein MIEIKDLTKQYGSTPVLYNLNFQIYDGEIFGLLGPNGAGKTTLLNILSTLSKPTDGTVLIEGHDVVKDKDVVKHKIGYMTDEPLLYDKLTAVEFLEFVGILYGIEKGDLNNRIQRLLELTNLKEKSEYLIETYSFGMKKKLSFAASVIHKPKVIILDEPFNGLDPESSYVLKSLLKSFKKRGNTIILATHILEVAELLCDRVGIINKGKLVLLEKVEDLHKKYENKELEEVFLEVTGRDEGYKDLLESLKKNEENLTLF from the coding sequence ATGATTGAAATAAAAGATCTCACAAAGCAGTATGGTTCAACACCTGTCCTTTACAATCTAAATTTTCAAATCTATGATGGCGAAATTTTTGGACTACTTGGACCTAACGGCGCAGGTAAAACAACTCTTTTAAATATTCTGTCAACTCTTTCAAAACCAACTGATGGTACAGTGCTTATTGAAGGGCATGATGTTGTGAAAGATAAAGATGTAGTAAAACATAAAATTGGTTATATGACTGACGAACCTCTGCTTTACGATAAGCTTACAGCAGTCGAATTTTTGGAATTTGTAGGGATCCTCTACGGAATAGAAAAAGGCGATTTGAACAATCGTATACAAAGACTTCTTGAACTTACCAATTTAAAAGAAAAATCTGAATATCTTATAGAAACATACTCTTTTGGTATGAAGAAAAAATTGTCGTTTGCTGCATCTGTTATTCATAAACCTAAAGTTATTATTCTTGATGAACCTTTCAATGGGTTAGACCCTGAAAGCTCTTATGTTCTAAAGTCTTTACTAAAAAGTTTTAAAAAGAGAGGAAATACAATCATTCTTGCAACGCATATACTTGAAGTTGCGGAACTACTTTGCGATAGAGTTGGAATTATCAACAAAGGGAAGCTTGTACTGTTGGAAAAAGTGGAAGATTTGCATAAAAAATACGAAAACAAGGAACTTGAGGAAGTATTTCTTGAGGTTACAGGGAGGGATGAAGGATACAAAGATTTATTAGAGTCGTTGAAGAAAAACGAAGAAAATCTTACGCTATTCTGA